One Bartonella sp. TP genomic window carries:
- the bamE gene encoding outer membrane protein assembly factor BamE, protein MQNNAKKFKALLLIGGLLTSGLSLSACNISHPLGMGQVISEGYVPDKYDLMAVKIGSSQKQVLLAMGTPTVKTIYNKNDVYYYISQRRYRQADFLSAKIVDRKIYAVYFDTNHRVVKLSNYGLKDGRIFNFSTNSTPSIHQADNGFLNKIMGSTRVLPYGLGATSH, encoded by the coding sequence ATGCAAAATAATGCAAAAAAGTTTAAAGCGCTTTTGCTAATAGGCGGTTTACTAACCTCGGGGCTCAGCCTTAGCGCTTGCAACATATCTCATCCGCTCGGCATGGGACAGGTTATAAGCGAAGGCTATGTGCCAGATAAATACGATTTAATGGCGGTAAAAATTGGCTCAAGCCAAAAGCAAGTATTGCTAGCCATGGGCACCCCTACTGTAAAAACTATATATAATAAAAATGACGTATATTATTATATATCGCAAAGACGCTATCGCCAGGCCGATTTTTTGTCGGCAAAAATTGTAGATCGCAAGATTTATGCTGTATATTTCGACACAAATCATCGTGTGGTAAAATTATCTAATTATGGCCTAAAAGATGGGCGAATTTTTAATTTTTCTACCAATAGCACGCCAAGTATACATCAAGCGGATAATGGTTTTTTAAATAAAATTATGGGCAGCACCCGGGTTTTGCCATATGGTTTGGGCGCCACGTCGCATTAA
- the plsX gene encoding phosphate acyltransferase PlsX translates to MVDISIDTMGGDQGVELTLAGAELARQRFAGIRFLFFGLESAVLPVLARYPALQAASSFYPCETVTAMDEKPSQALRSGKGKSSMWHAIEAVAKGDAHACVSAGNTGALMAMSYFILKMIASIERPAIAGIWPTLRSESIVLDIGASIGAQADHLVDLAVMGAAMFRALYSVQQPTVGLLNVGVEEVKGLDEIKKAHNMLKENRLGGLEYKGFVEGNDIGKGAVDVVVTEGFVGNIALKTAEGTAQQIRSILNEAMQASLLTRLGYILSKSAFGVLRAKMDPSKVNGGVLLGLNGIVVKSHGYTTPAGFASAIRVAYEMVNNNLQEKIAQDLYEFHENKYSLAGE, encoded by the coding sequence GTGGTTGATATTTCAATAGATACTATGGGTGGCGACCAAGGTGTTGAGCTTACCCTAGCCGGGGCGGAATTGGCGCGGCAGCGCTTTGCTGGTATAAGATTTCTATTTTTTGGCCTGGAAAGCGCTGTTTTGCCCGTATTGGCGCGCTACCCCGCATTGCAGGCTGCCTCTAGCTTCTACCCATGTGAAACGGTAACGGCGATGGACGAAAAGCCAAGCCAGGCATTACGCAGCGGCAAGGGAAAGTCCTCTATGTGGCATGCCATAGAGGCTGTGGCCAAGGGCGATGCACATGCTTGCGTTTCTGCTGGTAATACCGGGGCGCTTATGGCAATGTCATATTTTATTTTAAAAATGATAGCGTCTATAGAACGGCCAGCTATTGCTGGTATTTGGCCAACTTTGCGTTCTGAAAGCATAGTGTTGGACATTGGCGCTTCAATTGGCGCGCAGGCAGACCATTTAGTGGATTTAGCTGTGATGGGCGCGGCTATGTTTCGCGCTTTATATTCGGTACAGCAGCCAACCGTAGGCTTGTTGAATGTTGGGGTGGAAGAGGTAAAGGGACTGGATGAAATTAAAAAAGCACATAACATGCTAAAAGAAAATCGACTAGGCGGACTTGAATATAAAGGCTTTGTCGAGGGTAATGATATTGGCAAAGGGGCCGTAGATGTAGTGGTTACCGAAGGTTTTGTTGGTAATATTGCCTTGAAAACCGCAGAGGGTACGGCGCAGCAAATTCGCTCTATTTTAAACGAAGCTATGCAGGCTTCGCTGTTAACGCGGCTTGGCTACATACTTTCGAAAAGTGCTTTTGGTGTCTTGCGCGCCAAAATGGACCCCTCCAAGGTAAATGGTGGTGTATTATTGGGGCTAAATGGTATTGTGGTAAAAAGCCATGGTTATACTACGCCCGCGGGTTTTGCTTCTGCTATACGAGTGGCTTATGAAATGGTAAATAATAATTTGCAAGAAAAAATTGCGCAGGATTTATATGAATTTCACGAAAATAAATATAGTCTAGCTGGCGAATAA
- a CDS encoding beta-ketoacyl-ACP synthase III → MMDSIIIGTGAALPEKKVTNKELENIVDTSDEWIEQRTGIKQRYIVSSTESTVTLGAQAARQALANAEVNPDDIDLIILATATPDHTFPSSATEIQHALGIKQGFAFDIQAVCSGFVYALNTANAYLKTGMAKRALVIGSESFSRLLDWSDRTTCVLFGDGAGAVVLEAVEAKDNIEKRGIIAAKLRSDGAHKLKLYVDGGPATTQTTGKLRMQGKEVFKYAVSMITDVVEDCFTQANITGDDLDWFVPHQANRRIIESSAKKLGIAEEKVIISIDLHGNTSAASIPLALHHAVQQGKFKKNDLIMLEAMGGGFTWGAILLRW, encoded by the coding sequence ATGATGGACTCAATAATCATCGGTACGGGTGCTGCCTTGCCAGAAAAAAAAGTTACAAACAAAGAGCTAGAAAATATAGTAGATACTTCGGATGAATGGATAGAACAACGCACGGGCATAAAGCAGCGCTATATAGTAAGCAGCACCGAAAGTACGGTAACGCTAGGCGCCCAGGCCGCCCGCCAGGCACTGGCCAATGCTGAAGTTAACCCGGATGATATTGATTTGATAATTTTGGCCACGGCTACGCCAGACCACACTTTTCCTTCTTCCGCAACAGAAATTCAGCATGCATTAGGTATAAAGCAGGGCTTTGCTTTTGACATTCAGGCAGTGTGCTCGGGCTTTGTTTATGCGCTTAATACTGCCAATGCCTATCTAAAAACAGGCATGGCAAAACGCGCCCTAGTCATTGGGTCCGAAAGCTTTAGCCGGCTATTAGACTGGTCCGACCGCACTACTTGCGTGTTATTTGGCGACGGCGCTGGGGCGGTGGTGCTAGAGGCAGTTGAAGCAAAAGATAATATAGAAAAACGTGGTATTATAGCAGCAAAGCTGCGCTCTGACGGTGCGCATAAATTAAAACTATATGTAGATGGCGGCCCAGCAACAACCCAAACTACTGGCAAGCTTAGAATGCAAGGCAAGGAAGTTTTTAAATATGCTGTTTCTATGATTACCGATGTGGTAGAAGATTGTTTTACCCAAGCCAACATCACAGGCGACGATTTAGACTGGTTTGTACCCCACCAAGCGAATCGGCGTATAATAGAATCTTCGGCAAAAAAACTAGGCATAGCAGAAGAAAAAGTTATAATAAGCATAGATTTACATGGCAATACTTCGGCCGCTTCTATTCCGCTAGCCTTGCACCACGCGGTACAACAGGGCAAGTTCAAGAAAAATGACCTTATTATGCTAGAGGCCATGGGTGGCGGCTTTACTTGGGGTGCTATATTATTACGTTGGTAA
- a CDS encoding HU family DNA-binding protein, with translation MSEKNLTRSDIASAIVSQIGVCGAEATELTELIIKEICNGLRTKKCFKSSSFGSFVVKAQATRTGRIIKTGNIVDIPARNTVLFKASVSLKNRMTKTHLKSNSNR, from the coding sequence ATGAGCGAAAAAAACTTAACCCGCAGCGATATCGCCAGCGCCATAGTAAGCCAGATAGGTGTGTGTGGTGCAGAGGCAACAGAGCTTACCGAGCTAATTATAAAAGAGATTTGCAATGGTTTAAGAACCAAAAAATGCTTCAAATCTTCAAGCTTTGGTAGCTTTGTAGTAAAGGCGCAGGCAACCAGAACTGGCCGCATTATCAAAACCGGCAACATAGTTGACATTCCTGCTAGAAATACCGTATTATTCAAGGCATCTGTTTCGTTAAAAAATCGTATGACAAAAACTCATTTAAAAAGTAATTCTAATAGGTAA
- the mtnN gene encoding 5'-methylthioadenosine/S-adenosylhomocysteine nucleosidase — MKIGFLFAMEEEAKVLEKLASFQPWQLYHDFKITEFLHENHEIIALICGIGKSFSAAGAMLLLEKYKPDIIINIGLAGGIKCQVGDIVLSQSALFHDVDLSTFGNKKNQLASMPLVFTSAKKSINLKSFIQNLHRQDLASSKISEAMVISGDQFIDNAAYVAQLSSNYPEVMAVEMEAASIGAICHRWPCEFLFIKKISDLADEDATESFTDQVHKVESVLAEIIQALLAQLA, encoded by the coding sequence ATGAAAATTGGTTTTTTATTTGCTATGGAAGAAGAGGCAAAAGTACTAGAAAAGCTAGCGAGTTTTCAGCCATGGCAACTATATCACGATTTTAAAATTACTGAATTTCTGCATGAGAATCATGAAATTATTGCACTAATCTGCGGTATAGGCAAAAGCTTTAGCGCGGCTGGCGCCATGCTGTTGCTAGAGAAATATAAGCCAGATATCATCATAAATATTGGCCTGGCTGGTGGTATAAAATGCCAAGTAGGGGATATTGTTCTTTCGCAATCTGCTCTATTTCACGATGTAGATCTTAGCACTTTTGGTAATAAAAAAAATCAATTGGCCTCAATGCCTCTGGTTTTTACTTCAGCAAAAAAATCAATTAATCTAAAGAGTTTTATCCAAAACCTCCATCGGCAAGATTTGGCTTCTAGCAAAATTAGCGAAGCTATGGTAATTAGCGGCGACCAATTTATCGACAACGCTGCCTATGTTGCGCAATTATCTAGTAATTATCCCGAGGTAATGGCGGTAGAGATGGAGGCTGCCTCGATAGGCGCCATTTGCCATCGCTGGCCATGTGAGTTTTTATTTATCAAAAAAATCTCTGATTTAGCAGACGAAGATGCAACAGAATCCTTTACCGATCAAGTGCATAAAGTAGAGTCAGTACTGGCAGAAATAATCCAGGCGCTATTAGCTCAGCTTGCCTAG
- a CDS encoding DUF1440 domain-containing protein: MSSIFCTTKKYHRNYLVALFVGFLGGNLASFVKWGTENPLPPRTPDRAIPPAEMLQSLGFDTKNMIYNYSQHVVNWGIGGVHHLFSVFFGMLYCFLAEIFPIVKLWQGAAFAIVVTIVFHGIILPVAGWSPAFWHLPMDEIMSETIGHILWMWAIEVVRRDIRNRITKKPDPECY; encoded by the coding sequence ATGTCTTCAATTTTTTGTACAACAAAAAAATATCACCGTAATTATCTAGTAGCGCTCTTTGTCGGATTTCTGGGCGGCAATTTAGCCAGTTTTGTAAAATGGGGTACAGAAAATCCGCTACCGCCACGTACACCAGACCGGGCAATACCGCCAGCAGAAATGCTGCAGTCCCTAGGCTTCGACACCAAAAATATGATCTATAACTATTCCCAGCATGTAGTAAATTGGGGTATAGGCGGGGTGCACCATCTATTTTCTGTTTTTTTTGGCATGCTATATTGTTTTTTAGCAGAAATTTTTCCTATTGTTAAATTGTGGCAAGGCGCCGCTTTTGCTATTGTTGTAACAATTGTATTTCACGGTATCATTCTACCAGTTGCTGGTTGGTCTCCCGCCTTTTGGCACTTGCCTATGGACGAAATAATGTCAGAAACCATAGGGCATATCTTATGGATGTGGGCCATAGAAGTAGTTAGACGCGATATACGCAATAGAATTACAAAAAAACCAGACCCTGAATGCTATTAA
- a CDS encoding guanosine monophosphate reductase: protein MLSVSEYITFDDVLIEPRFSKITSRKDVDITTKIGNLTLATPVISANMDTIFSIELALAMAQAGGCAVVHRFCSIEENVELCKNLLVQSSTPVIASIGITKNEFERAEALVDAGVKFLCIDVAHGAQLAVVEQYNALAQKFGSKIEIIVGNFATGESIEEFKYLCSSEPLAFKVGIGGGSACLTRVQTGCGVPQFSALMDCQLRNPRSNLISDGAHRTPGDVAKALGIGAKAVMLGIMFAGTAEAPGEIIDNKFKKYRGSASLDSYKVQGKEAKWRTYEGDSFLVPLNGTVESVMQNITGGLRSALSYVGAADLPDFRQNAKFLRISNNSKIENTSHGKGS, encoded by the coding sequence ATGCTTTCAGTATCTGAATATATCACTTTTGATGACGTACTTATCGAGCCAAGATTTTCTAAAATCACCAGCCGCAAAGATGTTGACATCACGACTAAGATAGGCAATTTAACACTTGCCACCCCAGTAATCTCTGCGAATATGGACACCATTTTTAGCATTGAGCTAGCCCTGGCAATGGCGCAAGCTGGCGGCTGCGCGGTGGTTCATCGTTTTTGCTCAATAGAAGAAAATGTAGAGTTGTGCAAGAATTTACTAGTACAGAGCAGCACTCCAGTTATCGCCTCAATAGGCATTACCAAAAATGAATTCGAAAGAGCAGAGGCTCTGGTAGACGCTGGAGTGAAGTTTTTATGCATCGATGTTGCTCATGGAGCACAGCTAGCGGTTGTGGAACAATATAATGCTTTGGCGCAAAAGTTTGGCTCAAAAATAGAAATCATAGTGGGCAATTTCGCGACTGGTGAGTCTATTGAAGAGTTTAAATATCTTTGTAGCAGCGAACCGCTAGCCTTCAAGGTTGGCATCGGTGGTGGCTCGGCTTGTTTAACGCGTGTACAAACGGGGTGCGGTGTTCCACAATTTTCAGCTCTAATGGACTGTCAGCTGCGCAATCCACGTAGCAATCTTATCTCCGACGGGGCACATAGAACACCAGGCGATGTTGCAAAAGCGCTTGGCATTGGGGCAAAAGCGGTAATGCTGGGCATAATGTTTGCTGGTACGGCAGAAGCGCCTGGGGAAATTATTGATAATAAATTTAAAAAATATCGAGGTTCAGCTTCTCTAGATTCTTACAAAGTGCAGGGCAAAGAAGCAAAGTGGCGTACATACGAGGGCGACAGCTTTCTGGTACCGCTTAATGGTACGGTGGAAAGCGTTATGCAAAATATCACTGGTGGTTTGCGCTCGGCGCTTAGCTATGTAGGAGCGGCTGATTTACCTGACTTTAGACAAAACGCTAAGTTTTTAAGGATTTCAAACAATTCTAAAATAGAAAACACTAGTCATGGAAAAGGTAGTTAG
- a CDS encoding major capsid protein encodes MRKKDLNYSFSKVPSIKKPRSRFNRSHNHITAFDSGYLVPVYVDEVLPGDTFKMKLSSFSRLATPAVPVMDNVYMDFHFFYVPNRLLWEHWEQMNGQQDKPGAKIDYLTPIFDAGSKGVAVGSLFDYMGVPPKVPHLQFSSLFARAYNKIWNDWYRDENLQDPVPEHMDDKTIELGDTTSKDYVLLRRNKKRDYFTGALPWPQKGPSAALNFASNSDISSEQVFASYSSKDVSVSKDRLVFDSLGYGPTYNGQHQSFMPLLSLDHTTGRPIKLDLKNSNISLPPVSINQLRQAVQLQRLFELDARGGTRYIEMIQTHFGVTVPDFRLQRSEYLGGGKSIIDFNAIPQTSATSGTSPQGNLAAYATQFAKNIGFTRSFDEHGVILCLASVRVDQKYQYGLPRMYSRRTRLDYYMPVNANLGEQAIMAKELYATGDKAKDELVFGYQERWSEYRYNPNRVSGKLRSVADAPLDVWHLGQKFTEPPKLNAEFIKSDPPLKRMLAVQNEPQIVSDLYFQVDCTRVMPVYSVPGSFGRF; translated from the coding sequence ATGCGTAAGAAAGATTTGAATTATTCGTTTTCTAAAGTGCCGTCGATTAAGAAACCACGTTCGCGTTTTAATCGCTCCCATAACCATATTACTGCTTTTGACAGCGGTTATCTAGTTCCCGTCTATGTCGATGAAGTGTTGCCAGGTGATACGTTCAAAATGAAATTATCTTCGTTTTCACGTCTTGCTACTCCTGCCGTGCCAGTGATGGATAATGTTTACATGGATTTTCATTTTTTCTATGTGCCGAATCGTCTTTTATGGGAACATTGGGAGCAAATGAATGGTCAACAAGATAAGCCAGGTGCAAAGATTGATTATCTTACGCCTATTTTTGATGCAGGTTCCAAAGGTGTTGCTGTAGGTTCATTATTCGATTATATGGGTGTTCCGCCAAAAGTACCGCATTTGCAATTTAGTTCATTATTTGCAAGAGCTTACAACAAGATTTGGAATGATTGGTATCGTGATGAGAATTTACAAGACCCAGTTCCCGAACATATGGATGATAAGACGATAGAGCTTGGTGATACAACATCAAAGGATTATGTATTATTGCGTCGTAATAAGAAACGTGATTATTTCACAGGTGCCCTTCCCTGGCCTCAGAAAGGTCCATCTGCTGCGTTGAATTTTGCTTCTAATTCTGATATTTCATCTGAGCAAGTATTTGCTTCTTATTCTTCTAAAGATGTTTCTGTTTCTAAAGATCGTTTAGTTTTTGATTCTCTTGGTTATGGTCCTACGTATAATGGTCAGCATCAAAGTTTTATGCCTCTTTTGTCTCTTGACCATACTACTGGCCGTCCAATTAAATTAGATCTTAAAAATTCTAATATTAGTCTTCCCCCTGTTTCTATTAATCAGCTACGTCAAGCCGTACAATTGCAACGTCTTTTTGAATTAGACGCTCGTGGAGGCACGCGTTATATAGAAATGATTCAAACTCATTTTGGTGTAACCGTTCCTGATTTTCGTTTACAGCGTTCTGAATATCTTGGAGGTGGTAAATCTATCATTGATTTTAATGCTATCCCACAGACATCCGCTACAAGTGGTACAAGTCCGCAAGGTAATCTTGCTGCTTATGCTACGCAATTTGCTAAGAATATAGGATTTACTCGTTCATTTGATGAGCATGGTGTTATATTATGTCTTGCCTCGGTTCGTGTAGACCAAAAATATCAATATGGTTTGCCGCGTATGTATTCACGTAGGACTCGTTTAGATTATTATATGCCTGTTAATGCTAATTTAGGTGAGCAAGCTATTATGGCTAAGGAATTATATGCTACAGGTGATAAGGCAAAGGATGAGTTAGTATTTGGTTATCAAGAGCGTTGGAGTGAGTATCGTTATAATCCCAATCGTGTGAGTGGTAAGTTACGCTCTGTTGCGGATGCGCCATTAGATGTTTGGCATTTAGGCCAGAAATTCACAGAGCCGCCGAAGCTGAATGCAGAGTTTATTAAGTCTGACCCGCCATTAAAGCGTATGCTGGCTGTTCAAAATGAGCCGCAGATCGTATCAGATTTGTATTTTCAGGTTGACTGTACCAGGGTAATGCCTGTATATTCTGTGCCTGGTAGTTTTGGGAGATTTTAA
- a CDS encoding phage ORF5 protein translates to MFLYSIFNYKSNSYHEPCFFPSDVTALSWFRHFFTSTKFPFVPDDVDNYELRCLGYFNLENGEIDMDDNYVVSAFKDILNDVLNLLKEEDND, encoded by the coding sequence TGTATTCTATTTTTAATTATAAGTCTAATTCTTATCATGAGCCCTGTTTTTTTCCTTCTGACGTTACTGCTTTGTCTTGGTTTCGTCATTTTTTTACTAGTACAAAGTTTCCATTTGTACCTGATGATGTTGATAATTATGAACTTCGATGTTTAGGTTATTTTAATCTTGAGAATGGTGAGATTGATATGGATGACAATTATGTTGTTTCAGCTTTTAAAGATATTTTGAATGATGTTTTAAATTTATTAAAGGAGGAAGATAATGACTAA